In Luteimonas viscosa, the following proteins share a genomic window:
- a CDS encoding pseudouridine synthase — MKLLRHIANLGYGSRRQVQGMFGEGRITDADGAVLYADDRIAHESVRIDGEPLDPAPGLVLMLHKPVGHTCSTKDAGRLVYDLLPPRFRLRDPALSTVGRLDRDTSGLLLLTDDGQLLHRIISPRANLPKTYLATLAQPLRGHEAAVFAGGSLMLESEKTPLKPALLEAIDDTRARLTITEGRYHQVRRMFAAVGNHVQALHRERIGGLALDGLPEGQWRALDASDIERLFAGRGA; from the coding sequence GTGAAACTGCTGCGCCACATCGCCAACCTCGGCTACGGCAGCCGCCGGCAGGTGCAGGGGATGTTCGGCGAAGGCCGCATCACCGACGCCGACGGCGCGGTGCTGTATGCGGACGACCGGATCGCCCACGAAAGCGTCCGCATCGACGGCGAGCCGCTGGATCCCGCGCCCGGGCTGGTGCTGATGCTGCACAAACCGGTGGGCCACACCTGCTCGACGAAGGACGCCGGACGTCTGGTGTACGACCTGCTGCCGCCGCGCTTCCGCCTGCGCGATCCGGCGCTGTCGACCGTGGGCCGGCTCGACCGCGACACCAGCGGCCTGCTGCTGCTGACCGACGACGGCCAGCTGCTGCACCGGATCATCTCGCCCCGCGCGAACCTGCCCAAGACCTACCTCGCGACGCTGGCGCAACCGCTGCGCGGGCACGAGGCGGCGGTCTTCGCCGGCGGCAGCCTGATGCTCGAATCGGAGAAGACGCCGCTGAAGCCGGCGTTGCTGGAAGCGATCGACGACACCCGTGCGCGGCTGACGATCACCGAGGGCCGCTACCACCAGGTGCGGCGCATGTTCGCCGCGGTCGGCAACCATGTCCAGGCGCTGCATCGCGAGCGCATCGGCGGGCTGGCGCTGGACGGCCTGCCGGAAGGGCAGTGGCGGGCGCTCGACGCCAGCGACATCGAGCGGCTGTTCGCGGGGCGCGGCGCATGA
- a CDS encoding YajQ family cyclic di-GMP-binding protein, translated as MPSFDIVSEVDTHELINAVDQANRELSTRFDFKGVEASFVREDAVITQSAPSEFQLQQMTDILRARLIARKIDARCLEFGDIDTNVAGARQKVTVRQGIERELAKKIQGTLKDAKLKVDSQINGDKLRVNGKKRDDLQAAMALLRGEDFGLPLQFDNFRD; from the coding sequence ATGCCCTCCTTCGACATCGTCTCCGAAGTGGATACCCACGAATTGATCAATGCGGTCGACCAGGCCAACCGCGAACTGTCCACCCGTTTCGACTTCAAGGGCGTCGAGGCGAGCTTCGTGCGCGAGGACGCGGTGATCACCCAGTCCGCGCCCAGCGAATTCCAGCTGCAGCAGATGACCGACATCCTGCGCGCGCGCCTGATCGCGCGGAAGATCGACGCGCGTTGCCTGGAGTTCGGCGACATCGACACCAACGTCGCCGGAGCGCGGCAGAAGGTCACGGTGCGCCAGGGCATCGAGCGCGAGCTGGCGAAGAAGATCCAGGGCACGCTCAAGGACGCCAAGCTCAAGGTCGACAGCCAGATCAACGGCGACAAGCTGCGCGTCAACGGCAAGAAGCGCGACGACCTGCAGGCCGCCATGGCCCTGCTGCGCGGCGAGGACTTCGGCCTGCCGCTGCAGTTCGACAATTTCCGCGACTAG
- a CDS encoding HAD family hydrolase, with the protein MSRIEPLPFMPEAVVFDMDGLMLDSERAIIDCLARAAAETGHPLEQALWLSMVGLGDAVCREMLVERLGADDAQALLQRSQALYEARVDAGVPHRPGIVALLDWLQQRAIPRAVATSTRRPLALRKLRAAGLLHRFDAVCTSSDVASPKPAPDVYLLAASRLGVAPARCLVLEDSPTGVRAALAAGMTPVQVPDMLAPDAAARALGHRIVDSLDDALRLLDARFVG; encoded by the coding sequence ATGAGCCGGATCGAGCCGTTGCCCTTCATGCCCGAGGCGGTGGTGTTCGACATGGACGGGCTGATGCTCGACAGCGAACGCGCGATCATCGACTGCCTGGCGCGGGCCGCCGCCGAAACCGGGCATCCGCTGGAACAGGCGCTGTGGCTGTCGATGGTCGGCCTGGGCGATGCCGTCTGCCGCGAGATGCTGGTCGAGCGCCTCGGTGCCGACGATGCGCAGGCCCTGCTGCAGCGTTCGCAGGCCCTTTACGAGGCGCGCGTCGACGCCGGCGTGCCACACCGGCCCGGGATCGTGGCACTGCTCGACTGGCTGCAACAACGCGCCATCCCGCGCGCGGTCGCCACCTCGACCCGGCGCCCGCTGGCCTTGCGCAAGCTGCGCGCGGCCGGGTTGCTGCACCGGTTCGACGCGGTCTGTACCAGCAGCGACGTGGCGTCGCCGAAACCGGCGCCGGACGTTTACCTGCTGGCGGCGTCGCGGCTGGGCGTCGCGCCCGCGCGCTGCCTGGTGCTCGAGGATTCGCCCACCGGCGTGCGCGCCGCGCTGGCGGCCGGCATGACCCCGGTGCAGGTGCCGGACATGCTGGCGCCGGATGCCGCGGCCCGCGCGCTCGGCCACCGCATCGTGGACTCGCTGGATGACGCGCTGCGCCTGCTCGACGCGCGGTTCGTGGGCTAG
- a CDS encoding prephenate dehydrogenase → MTPFPLIGIVGSAGTYGRWLRGFFERRMGLRVIGHDPGDAGSDARDVLLERADVLLFATPIRSTAALVDEYVRLSGGREAGRLWLDITSIKQGPVEAMLRSRAEVVGLHPMTAPPKAPTMKGRVVVVCEARLDRWRPWLQALLDALEGECVHAGAERHDRMMALVQAMVHASHLAQAGVLGEYAGRVGDMSAIMPFRSASFELDAAIAARILSLNPEIYEEIQFGNRHSAEVLDSLLAQLSELRDLVRQGDDAARARFRERFLESREAFGEQALAEGNHAYERVGYLLADLVARQFTSVHLPEDRPGSLRALLHVFESHGVSLESIHSSRTPAGEVHFRIGFVRGTDPAALAAAVAQIDETGIGRVLESG, encoded by the coding sequence GTGACCCCTTTCCCGCTCATCGGCATCGTCGGCAGCGCCGGCACCTACGGCCGCTGGCTGCGCGGCTTCTTCGAACGGCGCATGGGATTGCGGGTGATCGGCCACGACCCGGGCGATGCCGGCAGCGACGCGCGCGACGTGCTGCTCGAACGCGCCGACGTGCTGCTGTTCGCGACCCCGATCCGCTCCACCGCGGCGCTGGTGGACGAGTACGTGCGCCTGTCCGGCGGACGCGAGGCCGGCCGGCTGTGGCTCGACATCACCTCGATCAAGCAGGGCCCGGTCGAGGCGATGCTGCGCTCGCGCGCCGAGGTGGTGGGCCTGCACCCGATGACCGCGCCGCCCAAGGCGCCGACCATGAAGGGCCGCGTGGTGGTGGTGTGCGAGGCGCGCCTGGACCGCTGGCGGCCGTGGCTGCAGGCGCTGCTGGACGCGCTGGAAGGCGAATGCGTACACGCCGGCGCCGAGCGCCACGACCGGATGATGGCGCTGGTGCAGGCGATGGTGCACGCCTCCCACCTCGCCCAGGCCGGCGTGCTGGGCGAATACGCCGGTCGTGTCGGCGACATGTCCGCGATCATGCCGTTCCGCTCGGCCTCGTTCGAACTCGACGCCGCGATCGCCGCGCGCATCCTCTCGCTCAATCCCGAGATCTACGAGGAGATCCAGTTCGGCAACCGGCATTCGGCGGAGGTGCTTGACAGCCTGCTGGCGCAGCTCTCGGAACTGCGCGACCTCGTCCGCCAGGGCGACGACGCGGCGCGCGCGCGCTTCCGCGAACGTTTCCTGGAAAGCCGCGAGGCGTTCGGCGAACAGGCGCTGGCCGAGGGCAACCACGCCTACGAGCGGGTCGGCTACCTGCTCGCCGACCTCGTCGCGCGCCAGTTCACCAGCGTGCACCTGCCCGAAGACCGGCCCGGTTCGCTGCGCGCGCTGTTGCATGTGTTCGAGAGCCACGGGGTCAGCCTGGAGTCGATCCATTCCTCGCGCACGCCGGCGGGCGAGGTGCATTTCCGCATCGGCTTCGTCCGCGGCACCGACCCGGCGGCGCTGGCCGCGGCGGTCGCGCAGATCGACGAAACCGGCATCGGCCGGGTGCTCGAAAGCGGCTGA
- a CDS encoding DMT family transporter, which yields MTPAAAHRPGTAAAWMLAAGLLFALMDAGMKWIANDYPPFQVAVLRSVSALPLVLLWIAMSGRAGTLLRVHWRLHLLRGLLGVAMMAGFVYGLARMPLSTAYAIVFVAPLMVTALAVPFLGEKVGPRRWAAIAVGLVGVLVVLRPTGEGVATLAGLAVVLAALSYAIAAITVRKLAMRDSPEAMVFWFLVLLGVFAGAVAVFDWHPLQRAHWPVIALIGVTGALGQVALTHAFRFGEASQIAPLEYAALVWVVLLDLLVWQALPDSMTWLGAAIIIASGLYLIRRERIVAGPRPPDAAQTPPP from the coding sequence ATGACGCCCGCGGCCGCACATCGCCCCGGCACGGCGGCGGCGTGGATGCTGGCGGCCGGGCTGCTGTTCGCGTTGATGGACGCGGGCATGAAGTGGATCGCCAACGACTACCCGCCGTTCCAGGTGGCGGTGTTGCGCAGCGTCTCGGCGCTGCCGCTGGTGCTGCTGTGGATCGCCATGAGCGGGCGCGCGGGCACCCTGCTGCGCGTGCACTGGCGGCTGCACCTGCTGCGCGGACTGCTTGGCGTGGCGATGATGGCGGGCTTCGTCTACGGCCTGGCGCGGATGCCGCTGTCGACCGCCTACGCCATCGTCTTCGTCGCGCCGTTGATGGTCACCGCGCTGGCGGTGCCGTTCCTCGGCGAGAAGGTCGGGCCCCGGCGCTGGGCGGCGATCGCGGTCGGCCTGGTGGGCGTGCTGGTGGTGCTGCGCCCGACCGGCGAGGGCGTGGCGACGCTCGCCGGGCTGGCCGTGGTGCTGGCGGCACTGAGCTATGCGATCGCGGCGATCACGGTGCGCAAACTGGCGATGCGCGACAGCCCCGAGGCGATGGTGTTCTGGTTCCTGGTGTTGCTGGGCGTGTTCGCCGGCGCGGTCGCGGTGTTCGACTGGCATCCGCTGCAGCGCGCGCACTGGCCGGTGATCGCGCTCATCGGCGTCACCGGCGCCCTCGGGCAGGTGGCGTTGACCCACGCCTTCCGCTTCGGCGAGGCCAGCCAGATCGCGCCGCTGGAGTACGCGGCGCTGGTGTGGGTGGTGCTGCTCGACCTGCTGGTCTGGCAGGCGTTGCCCGATTCGATGACCTGGCTGGGTGCGGCGATCATCATCGCCAGCGGCCTGTACCTGATCCGCCGCGAACGCATCGTCGCCGGTCCGCGCCCGCCCGACGCGGCGCAGACGCCGCCGCCGTAA
- a CDS encoding DUF1453 domain-containing protein encodes MPLLLLPFVLLVLLALALLLWPLGLWQRYRAGRSRRRARPGWVSFNAFALLLSSVLFLLGAGIGAIWIDGAASNAGAGLLAGVAIGVAGLWLARLEAGDGRLHYTANAWLVAALVLLVAARIALGAWQAWHRAFEGVPAPVPWPWLADPASLWAMGGLLLGYHLAFAWGLRRQLRRLGMLSRRRTR; translated from the coding sequence ATGCCCCTGCTGCTGCTCCCGTTCGTGCTCCTGGTCCTGCTCGCGCTCGCGCTGCTGCTGTGGCCGCTGGGGCTGTGGCAGCGCTATCGTGCCGGTCGTTCCAGGCGCCGGGCACGGCCGGGCTGGGTGAGCTTCAACGCGTTCGCGTTGCTGCTCTCGTCGGTGCTGTTCCTGCTGGGCGCGGGAATCGGCGCGATCTGGATCGATGGCGCGGCGTCGAATGCCGGCGCCGGGCTGCTGGCGGGCGTCGCGATCGGCGTCGCCGGCCTGTGGCTCGCGCGTCTGGAAGCCGGCGACGGCCGGTTGCACTACACCGCCAATGCGTGGCTGGTGGCCGCCCTGGTCCTGCTGGTCGCGGCGCGGATCGCACTGGGCGCGTGGCAGGCCTGGCACCGCGCTTTCGAAGGCGTGCCCGCACCGGTGCCCTGGCCGTGGCTGGCCGACCCCGCCAGCCTCTGGGCCATGGGCGGCCTGCTGCTGGGCTACCACCTGGCGTTCGCCTGGGGACTGCGGCGACAGCTGCGGCGGCTGGGCATGCTGTCGCGGCGCCGGACACGCTGA
- a CDS encoding methyltransferase translates to MQDPALDALMLPFAGGQLDWPAAGALFLRAREGAALHAHAPRSLVCEQSFRPEHEALQRAGFDARVDGDGAYARVLVLPPRQREEARALLARALSRCAPGGIVVAAMPNDAGARSGQADFEALFGPSSVLSKHKCRVFWASVDRADTALAASWRKLDAPRPILGGRFTSRPGVFAWDRVDAASALLAEQLPVTLSGHGADLGAGWGYLASEVLAHCPGVTALDVVEAEMRALDCARGNLAAHASRVALDFRWLDVTAGLDRRYDFIVTNPPFHALRGESRPEIGRAFIAAAAEALQPRGVLWLVANRHLPYEEAFGSRFAAVRIVAQRGGFKVIEAVRGR, encoded by the coding sequence ATGCAAGACCCCGCCCTCGATGCGCTGATGCTGCCGTTCGCCGGCGGCCAGCTCGACTGGCCCGCGGCCGGCGCGCTGTTCCTGCGCGCCCGGGAAGGCGCGGCGCTGCATGCGCACGCGCCGCGCTCGCTGGTGTGCGAACAGTCGTTCCGGCCGGAACACGAGGCGCTGCAGCGCGCCGGCTTCGACGCCCGCGTCGACGGCGACGGCGCGTACGCGCGGGTGCTGGTGCTGCCGCCGCGGCAGCGCGAGGAGGCGCGGGCGTTGCTGGCCCGGGCGCTTTCGCGATGCGCGCCCGGCGGGATCGTCGTGGCGGCGATGCCGAACGATGCCGGCGCGCGTTCCGGACAGGCCGACTTCGAGGCGCTGTTCGGCCCGTCCTCGGTGCTGAGCAAGCACAAGTGCCGGGTGTTCTGGGCGTCGGTGGACCGCGCCGATACCGCGCTGGCGGCCTCGTGGCGGAAACTGGATGCGCCGCGACCGATCCTGGGCGGGCGTTTCACCAGCCGCCCCGGCGTCTTCGCCTGGGATCGCGTCGACGCGGCCTCCGCGCTGCTGGCCGAACAGTTGCCGGTCACGCTCTCCGGCCACGGCGCCGACCTCGGCGCCGGCTGGGGCTATCTGGCTTCTGAAGTGCTGGCGCACTGTCCGGGCGTCACCGCGCTGGATGTGGTCGAGGCCGAGATGCGCGCGCTCGACTGCGCGCGCGGCAACCTCGCCGCGCACGCGTCGCGCGTCGCGCTCGATTTCCGCTGGCTCGACGTCACCGCCGGCCTCGACCGCCGCTACGATTTCATCGTCACCAATCCGCCGTTCCATGCGCTGCGCGGCGAATCGCGTCCGGAGATCGGCCGTGCGTTCATCGCCGCGGCGGCCGAGGCGCTGCAGCCGCGCGGGGTGCTGTGGCTGGTCGCCAACCGGCACCTGCCCTACGAGGAGGCGTTCGGTTCGCGTTTCGCCGCCGTGCGCATCGTCGCCCAGCGCGGCGGGTTCAAGGTGATCGAGGCGGTGCGCGGGCGGTGA
- a CDS encoding DUF1415 domain-containing protein, whose translation MDAAAVEHDIRRWLERAVIGLNLCPFAKAVYARQQVRIVVSDASTPRALLEQLGEEMALLRDTPAERVDTTLLVHPQVLDDFLDFNDFLDDADALVEAMALDGVLQVASFHPDYRFAGCAPDDADNLTNRAPWPILHLLREDSVDRAVAAYPEPDAIIERNIATVRTLGFDGWRELLEE comes from the coding sequence ATGGACGCCGCCGCGGTCGAGCACGACATCCGCCGCTGGCTGGAGCGTGCGGTGATCGGCCTGAACCTGTGCCCGTTCGCCAAGGCGGTGTACGCCAGGCAACAGGTGCGGATCGTGGTCAGCGACGCCAGCACGCCGCGCGCCCTGCTCGAACAGCTGGGCGAGGAGATGGCGTTGCTGCGCGACACGCCGGCGGAGCGCGTGGACACCACCCTGCTGGTGCATCCGCAGGTGCTCGACGATTTCCTCGACTTCAACGACTTCCTCGACGATGCCGACGCGCTGGTCGAGGCGATGGCGCTCGATGGCGTGCTGCAGGTGGCGAGCTTCCATCCGGACTACCGCTTCGCCGGCTGCGCGCCGGACGATGCCGACAACCTGACCAACCGCGCGCCGTGGCCGATCCTGCACCTGCTGCGCGAGGACAGCGTGGACCGGGCGGTGGCGGCCTACCCGGAACCCGACGCGATCATCGAGCGCAACATCGCCACCGTGCGTACCCTCGGTTTCGACGGCTGGCGCGAACTGCTGGAGGAATGA
- a CDS encoding OmpW/AlkL family protein yields MQSLRSLGLSAAIASLLVAPAAFAQDTGDSASGKRFSVVGSATILQPDSDPLPGSRIDADGDVAPTLSATYHVNDNIGVELWGAADKFNHRVRGDAGKIGTVDSQPIALSGQYHFGDADNTFRPFVGLGYHQTNISDEDIATADGSHVGLTSPKGAIGTVGVDVNITPTWFARADARYLDGDADAKLAGQTVERDVRFNPWTVGVGVGARF; encoded by the coding sequence ATGCAGTCCTTGCGTTCACTTGGTCTTTCCGCCGCCATCGCTTCGCTCCTGGTCGCCCCCGCCGCCTTCGCGCAGGACACGGGCGACAGCGCTTCCGGCAAGCGTTTCTCCGTGGTCGGCAGCGCCACGATCCTGCAACCCGATTCCGATCCCCTGCCCGGCTCGCGCATCGACGCCGACGGCGACGTCGCGCCGACCCTGAGCGCCACCTACCACGTCAACGACAATATCGGCGTGGAACTCTGGGGTGCGGCCGACAAGTTCAACCACCGCGTGCGCGGCGACGCGGGCAAGATCGGCACGGTCGACTCGCAGCCGATCGCGCTGAGCGGCCAGTACCACTTCGGCGATGCCGACAACACCTTCCGCCCGTTCGTGGGCCTGGGCTACCACCAGACCAACATCAGCGACGAGGACATCGCCACCGCCGACGGCTCGCATGTCGGCCTGACCTCGCCCAAGGGCGCGATCGGCACCGTGGGCGTGGACGTGAACATCACCCCGACCTGGTTCGCGCGCGCCGATGCGCGCTACCTGGACGGCGACGCGGATGCCAAGCTCGCCGGGCAGACGGTCGAGCGCGACGTCAGGTTCAACCCGTGGACGGTGGGGGTCGGCGTCGGCGCTCGGTTCTGA